In one window of Thermodesulfobacteriota bacterium DNA:
- a CDS encoding class I SAM-dependent methyltransferase: protein MEKTTLSEGFRVSLNALKPLSQYMHRTFERAVAQNLANILCLIERAPEAVLLDCGCDDGTITKKIAAKAGTSKVHGIEINPAAISAAADRGIKAAPADLNGRLPFNDGSFDVVCANQIIEHLHNTEMFLDEIHRVLKKGGYAVISTENLASWHNILALLLGWQPFSLTNVSAQHLGIGNPLALHRGKRISHEAWQHLRVFSFRGLKELFELKGFRVERLLGAGYFPLPGLFAAVDPRHAAFLTARIRKA, encoded by the coding sequence ATGGAAAAGACCACCCTTTCCGAGGGGTTCCGCGTCTCACTGAACGCATTGAAGCCGCTTAGTCAGTACATGCACCGGACCTTCGAGAGGGCCGTCGCGCAGAACCTGGCCAACATCCTGTGCCTCATTGAGCGCGCCCCGGAAGCCGTACTCCTGGACTGCGGCTGCGACGACGGGACCATCACAAAAAAAATCGCGGCAAAGGCAGGGACGTCAAAGGTACACGGAATAGAAATAAATCCGGCCGCTATATCCGCCGCTGCGGACAGAGGCATAAAGGCCGCGCCAGCTGACCTGAACGGCCGCCTGCCGTTCAATGACGGCAGCTTCGATGTAGTCTGCGCAAATCAGATAATAGAGCACCTTCATAATACGGAGATGTTCCTTGATGAGATACACCGGGTCCTCAAAAAGGGCGGGTATGCCGTCATATCCACGGAAAACCTCGCAAGCTGGCACAACATACTGGCCTTGCTGCTCGGATGGCAGCCTTTCTCATTGACGAACGTAAGCGCGCAGCACCTCGGCATCGGAAACCCGCTCGCGCTACACAGGGGGAAGCGCATCTCGCATGAGGCATGGCAGCACCTGAGGGTCTTTAGTTTTCGCGGGCTCAAGGAGCTCTTCGAGCTGAAGGGCTTCAGGGTGGAACGGCTTCTGGGCGCGGGCTACTTCCCGTTGCCGGGGCTTTTCGCAGCAGTCGACCCCAGGCATGCCGCTTTCCTTACGGCCAGGATAAGGAAGGCCTGA
- a CDS encoding fumarate hydratase, producing MRQVSTKDITDKVRDLCISAACDLEPDMSTALRAAREKEESPLGKEVLGQIIENFEIAGAEGLPMCQDTGISVFFVELGRDVALDGPLYDAINDGVRLGYKDGYLRKSVCHPLKRINTGDNTPAIVHTSIVEGDKLKIKIAPKGAGSENMSRLKMLKPAEGVEGIKAFVVETVREAGGNPCPPIVLGVGIGGSFEKCAMLAKKALLRPVGTKNPDPDLVQLEADLLKMINDLGIGPMGFGGRTTALAVHIEAHPCHIASLPVAVNIQCHAGRHKEAVI from the coding sequence TTGAGGCAAGTTTCAACAAAGGACATCACGGACAAGGTCAGGGACCTCTGCATAAGCGCGGCCTGCGACCTCGAGCCCGATATGTCAACGGCGCTCCGGGCCGCCCGCGAAAAAGAGGAGTCGCCGCTCGGCAAGGAGGTGCTCGGCCAGATAATCGAGAACTTCGAGATAGCCGGCGCCGAAGGCCTCCCCATGTGCCAGGATACGGGCATATCGGTCTTTTTCGTCGAGTTGGGAAGGGATGTCGCGCTTGACGGGCCGCTTTACGACGCCATAAACGATGGTGTGCGGCTGGGCTACAAAGACGGTTACTTGAGGAAGTCGGTCTGCCATCCGCTTAAGAGAATAAATACCGGGGACAACACCCCGGCCATCGTCCACACCTCGATAGTCGAAGGGGACAAGCTAAAAATAAAGATCGCCCCCAAGGGCGCGGGAAGCGAAAATATGAGCAGGCTCAAGATGCTCAAGCCCGCGGAAGGGGTCGAAGGAATAAAGGCGTTCGTGGTCGAGACCGTGAGGGAAGCGGGCGGAAACCCCTGCCCTCCGATAGTCCTCGGCGTAGGCATAGGCGGGAGCTTCGAGAAGTGCGCGATGCTCGCCAAGAAGGCACTTTTGAGGCCGGTCGGGACCAAGAACCCTGACCCTGACCTCGTTCAGCTCGAGGCTGACCTCCTTAAGATGATAAACGACCTCGGCATAGGCCCGATGGGGTTCGGCGGCAGGACAACGGCCCTCGCTGTGCACATAGAGGCGCACCCCTGCCACATAGCTAGCCTCCCGGTGGCCGTGAACATCCAGTGCCACGCCGGAAGGCACAAGGAAGCGGTGATCTGA
- the asnB gene encoding asparagine synthase (glutamine-hydrolyzing), translating into MCGIAGFYNPREEEPGKVLERMLGRVRHRGPDENGALLDNRVAIGIRRLSIIDLSTGQQPVSNEDGSITVVCNGEIYNYRELTNWLSRKGHAFSTRSDVESIVHAYEEEGTQCLKRLRGMFSFCLYDKRRRLLFCARDRLGKKPFHYYESGNRFAFGSEIKSLLELPFLTREIDAGALAKYLVYGFVPAPQSIFRGIKKLLPGHYLLHDLASGSCRTAQYWDFDYSHKDGPGRGEAALEDALVDAVRSRLVTDAPLGAFLSGGIDSSLIVGMMARLMPASRIKTFSIGFDEKAYDESGYAGAVAERYGTDHHLKVFRGDECMAVIDETLGRLDEPLSDPSLIPTYLLSRFASGHIKVALSGDGGDEVFGGYPKYCIHRYARLYDSIPGFLRKNFAHGLTALVPLKYENPVLNGKVRKFLECSGLSPEHKNQLWTSSFMAHELESISSLAGPQDLDCMEEVDFWGGLFRGGDLIDKMMYLDSKLMLADMYLVKVDRASMMNSLEVRSPFLDQEVVALACRMPSVDKVRGLTTKRALRRLALKYLPEELVYRKKKGFGLPIARWLREGRIKQVGEMLACSTAPFINRKAALGLLREHCNGGADNSGKIWNLYVLLRWYEGYGR; encoded by the coding sequence ATGTGCGGAATAGCCGGTTTTTATAATCCCCGGGAAGAGGAGCCGGGGAAGGTGCTCGAAAGGATGCTCGGCCGCGTCCGCCATCGGGGGCCGGACGAAAATGGCGCGCTTCTGGATAACAGAGTCGCCATCGGCATAAGAAGGCTCTCGATAATCGATTTAAGCACCGGGCAGCAGCCTGTCTCGAACGAGGACGGGAGCATCACGGTAGTCTGTAACGGCGAAATATACAACTACAGGGAGCTGACCAACTGGCTTTCCCGTAAAGGCCATGCCTTCTCGACCCGCTCGGACGTGGAGAGCATAGTCCACGCCTACGAGGAGGAAGGGACGCAGTGCCTTAAGAGGCTCCGGGGCATGTTCTCATTCTGCCTTTACGACAAAAGGCGGCGGCTCCTCTTCTGCGCGCGGGACCGGCTTGGGAAAAAGCCGTTCCATTATTACGAATCAGGAAACCGCTTCGCCTTCGGATCGGAGATAAAATCCCTTCTGGAACTTCCGTTCCTTACGAGAGAGATAGACGCTGGAGCGCTCGCGAAATACCTCGTGTACGGCTTCGTGCCGGCCCCGCAGAGCATATTCAGGGGCATAAAAAAACTCCTGCCCGGGCACTACCTCCTTCACGACCTGGCCTCGGGGTCGTGCAGGACCGCACAATATTGGGACTTCGACTACTCGCATAAGGACGGGCCGGGGCGGGGCGAGGCCGCGCTGGAAGACGCCCTCGTGGACGCAGTGAGGTCGAGGCTCGTAACGGACGCGCCCCTCGGGGCATTCCTGAGCGGCGGCATAGACAGCAGCCTCATAGTCGGCATGATGGCCCGGCTCATGCCCGCAAGCAGGATAAAGACCTTCAGCATCGGGTTCGACGAGAAGGCCTATGACGAATCCGGGTACGCGGGGGCCGTGGCGGAGCGGTACGGCACCGACCACCACCTGAAGGTGTTCCGGGGCGACGAGTGCATGGCTGTCATCGACGAAACACTCGGCCGCCTCGACGAGCCGCTCTCGGACCCGTCCCTCATCCCCACATATCTCCTATCGAGGTTCGCAAGCGGCCATATAAAGGTCGCGCTGAGCGGAGACGGCGGCGACGAGGTCTTCGGAGGCTATCCCAAATACTGCATACACAGGTACGCGCGCCTTTACGACTCGATCCCGGGTTTTCTTAGAAAAAATTTCGCCCACGGGCTGACCGCCCTCGTGCCGCTAAAATACGAAAACCCCGTCCTCAACGGCAAGGTAAGGAAGTTCCTGGAGTGCTCTGGCCTGAGCCCCGAGCACAAGAACCAGCTCTGGACGAGCAGCTTCATGGCCCATGAACTCGAAAGCATATCGAGCCTGGCCGGGCCGCAGGACCTGGACTGCATGGAAGAGGTGGATTTCTGGGGAGGCCTCTTCCGGGGCGGCGACCTGATAGACAAGATGATGTATCTCGATTCGAAATTGATGCTCGCGGACATGTACCTCGTCAAGGTGGACAGGGCCAGCATGATGAACTCCCTCGAGGTCCGCTCCCCGTTTCTCGACCAGGAGGTCGTGGCGCTCGCGTGCAGGATGCCTTCAGTGGACAAGGTGCGCGGGCTTACCACAAAACGGGCGCTCAGGCGGCTTGCGCTCAAGTATTTGCCCGAAGAGCTCGTCTACAGGAAAAAGAAGGGGTTCGGCCTCCCCATCGCCAGGTGGCTCAGGGAAGGGCGGATCAAGCAGGTCGGGGAAATGCTGGCCTGCTCGACCGCGCCCTTCATAAATAGAAAGGCCGCCCTGGGGCTTCTACGCGAGCACTGTAATGGCGGAGCTGACAACTCGGGGAAGATATGGAACCTCTACGTGCTGCTCCGCTGGTATGAGGGATATGGAAGGTAA
- a CDS encoding class I SAM-dependent methyltransferase has product MPARYEDSAGQRLTGRHRKSFRFIEGIEGIKVLDVGCSYGWFEKWALDNGCSQVIAIEPDAMTLREARAEAPGAAYLRASSLKLPLRSASVEKAVLWEVLEHLPKGSEIDALREINRVLKNGGCLYLSTPHKTFWACALDPAWWLVSHRHYSLGELKQYVRKAGFEVAGVDFGGGAWELFSMILLYVFKWCFRRDTPFKDFLESRRDREFASPGGWTNVFLKMRKIECAE; this is encoded by the coding sequence GTGCCGGCCAGGTACGAAGACAGCGCGGGCCAGCGCCTTACGGGCAGGCACAGGAAAAGCTTCCGTTTTATCGAGGGCATCGAGGGCATCAAGGTCCTCGACGTAGGCTGCTCGTACGGCTGGTTCGAGAAATGGGCCCTCGACAACGGTTGCAGCCAGGTAATTGCCATAGAGCCCGATGCCATGACATTGAGGGAAGCAAGGGCGGAGGCGCCGGGGGCGGCATACTTGCGGGCGTCCTCATTGAAGCTGCCTCTTCGGAGCGCGTCCGTTGAAAAGGCGGTCCTATGGGAGGTGCTGGAGCACCTGCCGAAGGGCAGCGAAATAGACGCGCTCAGGGAAATAAACAGGGTGCTTAAGAATGGCGGCTGCCTTTACCTCTCAACGCCGCACAAGACCTTCTGGGCCTGCGCGCTGGACCCCGCGTGGTGGCTGGTCTCGCACAGGCACTATTCCCTTGGCGAGCTTAAGCAGTACGTCCGCAAGGCAGGGTTCGAGGTGGCAGGGGTGGATTTCGGCGGCGGCGCCTGGGAGCTTTTTTCGATGATACTCCTTTATGTCTTCAAGTGGTGCTTCAGGAGAGACACCCCGTTCAAGGACTTTCTGGAGTCCAGGAGAGACCGGGAGTTCGCGTCCCCCGGCGGCTGGACCAACGTCTTTTTGAAGATGAGAAAAATCGAATGTGCGGAATAG
- a CDS encoding cytochrome c, whose amino-acid sequence MMKRLFGLGLAAAVAITVGSVSFAADGGSVFKSKCSTCHGAEGQGTAMAPGFKGNAFVKNSGDDEIAKVIKEGRNGADKKYKEFAIGMPKQTLNDDELKAVISQIKGMAG is encoded by the coding sequence ATGATGAAAAGACTATTCGGTTTAGGCCTCGCCGCAGCAGTAGCGATAACCGTGGGCTCCGTTTCGTTTGCCGCTGACGGGGGCTCGGTATTCAAGTCGAAGTGCTCCACCTGCCACGGCGCAGAGGGACAGGGCACAGCGATGGCCCCCGGCTTCAAGGGGAACGCGTTCGTAAAGAACAGCGGGGACGATGAGATAGCAAAGGTCATAAAGGAAGGGCGTAACGGCGCGGACAAGAAGTATAAGGAGTTCGCGATAGGCATGCCGAAGCAGACCCTCAATGACGATGAGCTCAAGGCCGTAATAAGCCAGATAAAGGGCATGGCGGGCTAA
- the mdh gene encoding malate dehydrogenase — protein MARKKITVIGAGHVGATAALWVATKELGDVVLLDIVEGTPQGKSLDLMEAAPIECFDSNVTGTNDYKDTAGSDVIIITAGIPRKPGMSRSDLINTNVGILKSVIENAVRHSPNAHLLIVTNPLDVMVYAAWKLSGFPPERIMGLSGALDGSRMRSFIAMELGVSMQDVHAMVIGGHADEMVPLKRYATVSGIPVTQLIPADRLSSIMERTKKAGGEIVGLLKTGSAYYAPSAAVAEMCEAIIKDKKRVMPCAAYLTGQYGVDGIFIGVPVVVGSGGAERIIEIELDSNEKKAFNDSVSAVQGLIKDLQIGK, from the coding sequence ATGGCCCGGAAAAAGATTACGGTAATAGGCGCGGGACACGTCGGCGCCACGGCGGCCCTTTGGGTCGCCACGAAGGAGCTCGGTGACGTCGTCCTCCTTGACATAGTCGAGGGCACGCCGCAGGGCAAGTCCCTCGACCTCATGGAGGCCGCGCCCATCGAGTGCTTCGACTCGAACGTAACGGGCACGAACGACTACAAGGACACCGCTGGCTCGGACGTCATCATCATAACCGCCGGCATCCCCAGGAAGCCCGGCATGAGCAGGTCCGACCTCATCAACACCAACGTCGGCATTCTCAAAAGCGTCATAGAAAACGCGGTCAGGCATTCCCCGAACGCGCATCTCCTCATAGTAACGAACCCCCTCGATGTAATGGTATACGCGGCATGGAAGCTCTCCGGCTTCCCGCCCGAGAGGATAATGGGCCTCTCCGGAGCGCTCGACGGCTCTCGCATGAGGTCTTTTATCGCGATGGAGCTCGGCGTATCCATGCAGGACGTACACGCGATGGTGATCGGAGGCCACGCCGACGAGATGGTGCCCTTGAAAAGGTACGCGACCGTCTCCGGCATACCCGTCACCCAGCTCATCCCGGCGGACAGGCTCTCCTCCATAATGGAGAGGACCAAGAAGGCGGGCGGCGAGATAGTCGGGCTCCTTAAGACCGGGAGCGCCTACTACGCCCCGTCAGCCGCCGTCGCGGAGATGTGCGAGGCCATAATAAAGGACAAAAAGCGCGTCATGCCCTGCGCCGCGTACCTTACCGGGCAGTACGGGGTAGACGGCATATTTATCGGCGTGCCGGTGGTCGTGGGCTCGGGCGGCGCGGAGCGGATAATAGAGATAGAGCTCGACAGCAACGAGAAGAAGGCCTTCAATGATTCGGTTTCCGCTGTCCAGGGGCTTATAAAGGACCTGCAGATAGGGAAGTAG